The genome window GCTTTGCGGTGCTCTAGCGCTGGCCGCCAGCCATGGCTTGGCGCTGCTAGGTATCCCCGCCTCCACTGCGCCGTTCTTCGGTGGGGTGATCGGCTTGCTTGGCGTCGAGGGGACTCGCGCCGCTGCCAAAAAGTTTTTCATCCGAAAGGTAGAACAACTATGACGACACTTCGCCACGGCGACCGCTCGCAAGCGGTGCGCATCCTGCAAAAGAACCTGAACGACCACGGTGCCGGACTGGTAGCGGACGGCGACTATGGTGACTCCACCGAGGCCGCCGTGCGGGCGTATCAG of Pseudomonas fluorescens contains these proteins:
- a CDS encoding phage holin, lambda family produces the protein MKRMPERPDTWAWLAAWLEQNWPALYAGILALTIAALRIMYGGGTLRRMAVEAPLCGALALAASHGLALLGIPASTAPFFGGVIGLLGVEGTRAAAKKFFIRKVEQL